The following are from one region of the Corylus avellana chromosome ca1, CavTom2PMs-1.0 genome:
- the LOC132181632 gene encoding glycosyltransferase BC10-like: MKAPTQNRVPSVSKFFNVQLHLHNILSYFLLFACGLTFGVILSFYLKDFSFNLQLTHFSFSANSRSSPSSQLLEPNLKAEHVRIGLTEYLKPPKAMHDMNEEELLWRASTVSRIPKYPFDRVPKVAFLFLTKGPVFMAPLWEKFFKGHEGLYSIYVHSNPSYNGSDPESPVFHGRRIPSREVEWGKVNMIEAERRLLANALLDLSNQRFVLLSESCIPLFNFSTIYSYLINSTQNFVMAFDEPSSVGRGRYNSHMYPAIKIQQWRKGSQWFEMDRELAVEVVSDQKYFPIFQKHCRGSCYADEHYLPTFVSIKFWETNSNRSLTWVDWSKGGAHPAKFLRTDVTVEALKRLRSGSKCKYRGNTTNICFLFARKFSPGALDRLLRFAPKLMQFNR; the protein is encoded by the exons ATGAAGGCTCCAACCCAGAACAGAGTACCCTCTGTTTCTAAGTTCTTTAATGTCCAGTTACACCTACACAACATCCTTTCTTATTTCCTCCTCTTTGCATGCGGTTTAACCTTTGGGGTAATACTTAGTTTCTACCTCAAAGACTTCTCCTTTAATTTGCAACTCACCCACTTCTCGTTTTCTGCTAATTCACGATCATCACCATCATCGCAATTGCTAGAGCCAAATTTGAAGGCCGAACATGTTCGCATAGGATTGACAGAGTACCTAAAGCCGCCTAAAGCTATGCATGACATGAATGAAGAGGAACTGCTATGGAGAGCTTCAACGGTTTCCCGGATTCCCAAGTATCCATTTGATCGAGTTCCCAAGGTTGCTTTCTTGTTCTTGACAAAGGGACCTGTGTTTATGGCTCCTCTGTGGGAGAAATTCTTCAAGGGCCATGAAGGGTTGTACTCAATTTACGTGCACTCAAATCCATCCTACAACGGATCAGATCCTGAAAGTCCAGTATTTCACGGCCGAAGAATTCCTAGTCGG GAAGTTGAATGGGGTAAGGTGAACATGATTGAGGCTGAGCGCCGCCTGCTAGCCAATGCCCTTCTCGATCTCTCCAACCAGCGTTTTGTTCTTCTCTCTGAGTCCTGTATTCCTCTGTTCAACTTCTCCACCATATATTCTTACCTCATCAACTCCACCCAAAATTTTGTAATGGCTTTCGATGAGCCCAGCTCTGTCGGACGTGGGCGATACAATTCCCACATGTACCCGGCGATCAAGATCCAGCAATGGAGGAAGGGGTCCCAATGGTTCGAGATGGATCGAGAGCTTGCCGTTGAAGTCGTCTCCGATCAAAAGTATTTCCCGATTTTTCAAAAGCATTGCCGCGGCTCGTGTTATGCCGACGAACATTACTTGCCGACATTTGTGAGCATCAAGTTCTGGGAGACGAATTCAAACAGGAGTTTGACTTGGGTTGACTGGTCAAAGGGTGGGGCGCACCCGGCTAAGTTTTTGAGAACAGATGTTACCGTTGAGGCCTTGAAGAGGTTGAGGAGTGGGAGCAAGTGCAAGTACAGAGGAAATACCACAAACATTTGCTTCTTGTTTGCCCGGAAGTTCTCCCCTGGTGCTTTGGATAGGCTTTTGAGGTTTGCACCAAAGCTCATGCAATTCAACAGGTAG
- the LOC132181625 gene encoding probable leucine-rich repeat receptor-like protein kinase At1g68400, translated as MVKPIIIVAHFTTCLFILHLFHSKAYANSDLEALSAFKAASDTANKLTSWNSTSNPCGWSGVSCLHNRVSRLVLEDLDLRGSFEPLTALTQLRVLSLKRNRLSGPIPDLSNLTGLKLLFLSGNDFSGEFPPSVPTLSRLYRLDLSHNNLSGEIPVKINGLTRLLTLRLEENRFSGSISGLNLLNLQDFNVSGNQLSGEVPRSLSGFPESAFAQNHALCGSPMQKCNNISTDPTRPGSDGAIASPLMPATNPTTIVASSPSSLPSSSIPSKSANNHHARTSKLSPVALIAIILGDVFVLAVVSLVLYCYFWRSYATKMRDGKRSKLLESEKIVYSSSPYTAQPGFERGRMVFFEGVKRFELEDLLRASAEMLGKGGFGTAYKAVLDDGNVVAVKRLKDASVGGKREFEQHMELLGRLRHPNVVSLRAYYFAREEKLLVYDYMPNASLFWLLHGNRGPGRTPLDWTTRLKIAAGAARGLAFIHSSCKSLRLTHANIKSTNILLDRTGNARVSDFGLSVFAAPALTAPRANGYRAPESMDGRKLTQKSDVYSFGVLLLELLTGKCPSVVDSAGTGGGYGGGVVDLPRWVQSVVREEWTAEVFDLELMRYKDIEEEMVGLLQVAMSCTAASPDQRPKMCHVVKMIEEIRGVETSPCHDSLDSVSESPSLSEDTCEASQ; from the exons ATGGTGAAACCCATTATCATTGTTGCACATTTCACTACCTGCCTCTTCATCCTTCACTTGTTTCACTCTAAAGCTTATGCAAACTCAGATTTGGAAGCTCTATCGGCTTTCAAAGCCGCCTCGGACACAGCCAACAAGCTTACGTCCTGGAACTCAACCTCCAACCCATGCGGCTGGTCCGGCGTCTCCTGTCTCCACAACCGAGTCTCGCGGCTCGTCCTCGAAGACCTGGATCTCCGCGGCTCGTTCGAGCCCTTAACCGCTCTGACTCAGCTCCGAGTTCTCAGCCTCAAGCGTAACCGCCTCTCCGGTCCTATTCCCGACCTCTCCAACCTCACGGGTCTCAAGCTTCTCTTCCTCTCCGGCAACGACTTCTCCGGCGAGTTCCCGCCGTCAGTACCTACTCTCTCCCGGCTTTACCGCCTTGATCTGTCGCATAACAACTTGTCCGGCGAGATTCCGGTGAAGATTAATGGTTTGACCCGCCTCCTCACCCTTCGGCTCGAGGAGAACCGGTTTTCCGGATCGATTTCCGGCCTAAACCTCCTGAATCTGCAGGATTTCAACGTTTCCGGCAACCAGCTCTCCGGTGAAGTACCCAGATCCCTATCGGGTTTCCCCGAGTCCGCTTTTGCTCAGAACCATGCTCTCTGTGGGTCGCCGATGCAAAAATGCAATAATATTTCGACCGACCCAACCAGACCCGGATCCGACGGAGCCATTGCCTCTCCGTTAATGCCGGCTACTAACCCAACCACCATAGTAGCATCGTCACCGAGCTCACTCCCTTCAAGCTCTATACCGTCCAAATCGGCCAACAATCACCACGCTCGAACGTCCAAGTTAAGCCCAGTAGCTCTAATCGCCATAATCCTCGGCGATGTGTTTGTCCTGGCCGTGGTCTCCCTCGTCCTCTACTGTTACTTCTGGCGAAGCTACGCGACCAAAATGCGGGACGGCAAGCGGTCGAAGCTCCTGGAGAGCGAGAAGATCGTGTATTCGTCGAGCCCGTACACGGCGCAGCCCGGGTTCGAGAGGGGCCGAATGGTGTTCTTCGAGGGGGTGAAGCGGTTCGAGCTGGAGGACCTGCTTCGGGCCTCGGCGGAGATGCTGGGAAAAGGTGGGTTCGGGACGGCGTACAAGGCGGTGCTGGATGACGGGAATGTGGTGGCGGTGAAGAGGCTGAAGGACGCGAGCGTGGGAGGGAAGAGAGAGTTTGAGCAGCACATGGAGTTGTTGGGTCGGCTCAGGCATCCTAATGTGGTCAGTCTTAGGGCTTACTACTTCGCCAGGGAGGAGAAGCTGTTGGTCTACGATTACATGCCCAACGCCAGCTTGTTTTGGCTTCTTCACG GCAATCGAGGACCTGGGCGAACCCCATTGGACTGGACCACGAGGTTAAAAATTGCAGCCGGAGCGGCTCGAGGGCTAGCCTTTATTCACAGCTCATGCAAGTCTCTTAGGCTCACTCACGCTAACATCAAATCCACCAACATCCTCCTCGACAGAACAGGGAACGCACGCGTCTCCGACTTCGGACTCTCCGTCTTCGCCGCCCCCGCCTTGACGGCCCCACGAGCCAACGGCTACCGTGCTCCCGAATCAATGGACGGTCGGAAACTCACCCAGAAATCCGACGTGTACTCCTTTGGTGTCCTTCTCCTGGAGCTGCTCACGGGGAAATGCCCTTCCGTGGTGGACAGCGCTGGGACCGGGGGCGGTTACGGTGGTGGGGTCGTGGACCTTCCGAGGTGGGTCCAGTCCGTGGTGAGAGAGGAATGGACGGCTGAGGTTTTCGATTTGGAGCTGATGAGGTACAAGGATATTGAGGAGGAGATGGTGGGACTGTTGCAGGTTGCCATGTCTTGTACTGCGGCCTCCCCTGATCAGCGGCCCAAGATGTGCCACGTAGTCAAGATGATCGAGGAGATACGTGGGGTCGAGACGTCGCCGTGTCATGACAGCTTGGATTCCGTGTCCGAGTCACCTTCCTTGTCCGAGGACACGTGCGAAGCGAGCCAGTAG
- the LOC132167656 gene encoding PR5-like receptor kinase, with protein MLRMLSRRRSLWPDDKGMLSCDQGCNGCREDQCKRGHNGKLYCDDAEKGSDTKQLAITLAISAGTGALIVMVVIYCFKRNKITCFWKKESLNHQTVEAFIRNHGPLVIRRYHYSDIKKMTNSFRHKLGKGGYGGVYKGMLQDGCLVAVKVLKESRGNGEEFINEVASISRTSHVNIVSLMGFCFEGSKRALIHEFMPNGSLEKFIYNKSPSKSDRQLEWETLYNIAIGIARGLEYLHRGCRTRILHFDIKPHNILLNENFCPKISDFGLAKICPREKSIVSMLGARGTVGYIAPEVFCRNFGGVSHKSDVYSYGMMVFEMVGGRRNIDVEIDHTSEIFFPHWIYKRLEQDEDLGLHGLMNEEDHEHVRKMIIVSLWCIQTNPSSRPSMNRVVSMLEGSLESLQIPPMPFLHSPSRSPEDSLTTMRRL; from the exons ATGTTACGGATGTTATCAAGGAGGAGGTCATTGTGGCCCGACGACAAGGGGATGCTTTCTTGTGACCAAGGATGTAACGGATGCAGAGAAGATCAATGTAAGCGAGGCCACAACGGAAAACTTTATTGCGACGATGCAGAGAAAG GGAGTGACACAAAGCAACTGGCGATAACATTAG CCATATCTGCTGGAACTGGAGCACTAATTGTGATGGTTGTAATCTATTGCtttaagagaaataaaattacTTGTTTCTGGAAGAAGGAAAGTTTAAACCATCAAACTGTCGAGGCCTTTATAAGGAACCATGGGCCTCTTGTTATTAGAAGATACCATTACTCAGATATCAAGAAAATGACCAACTCTTTTAGACATAAATTAGGCAAAGGGGGCTATGGTGGTGTCTATAAAGGGATGTTACAAGATGGATGTCTTGTGGCAGTGAAGGTTTTGAAGGAATCTAGAGGTAATGGAGAGGAATTCATTAACGAGGTTGCAAGCATTAGTAGGACCTCTCATGTCAACATTGTCTCTCTTATGGGCTTTTGCTTTGAGGGCTCTAAAAGAGCTCTCATCCATGAGTTTATGCCGAATGGATCTCTAGAGAAgtttatatataacaaaagtCCTTCAAAGTCTGATCGACAATTGGAATGGGAGACATTATACAACATTGCAATTGGCATTGCTCGAGGATTAGAGTACTTACATAGAGGTTGCAGGACAAGGATCTTACATTTCGACATAAAGCCTCACAATATTCTCTTGAATGAGAACTTCTGcccaaaaatttctgattttggtctTGCAAAAATATGTCCTAGAGAAAAGAGTATTGTATCAATGTTGGGTGCGAGAGGGACTGTAGGATATATAGCTCCCGAAGTATTTTGTAGAAATTTTGGAGGGGTTTCTCACAAGTCAGATGTTTATAGCTATGGAATGATGGTTTTTGAAATGGTTGGAGGAAGAAGGAATATAGATGTCGAGATTGATCATACcagtgaaatattttttcctcaTTGGATTTACAAGCGTCTTGAACAAGATGAAGATTTAGGACTGCATGGTCTTATGAATGAAGAAGATCATGAACATGTAAGGAAGATGATAATAGTGAGTTTATGGTGTATACAAACAAACCCTTCGAGCCGGCCATCAATGAATAGAGTTGTGAGTATGTTGGAAGGGAGTCTCGAATCCTTGCAAATACCACCCATGCCTTTCTTGCATTCGCCATCAAGATCACCTGAAGATTCTTTGACAACAATGAG GAGACTATAA
- the LOC132172671 gene encoding PR5-like receptor kinase has protein sequence MVVIRFIYSLKKESLTNQTIQAFLRNQGPLAIRRYSHSNIKKMTNFFRDKLGEGGFGGVYKGKLEDGCLVAVKVLKEFRGNREELINEVASISRTSHVNIVSFMGFCFEGSKRALIYEFMSNGSLENYGMIVFEMVGGRRNIDAEIDCTSEIFFPHYIYKRLQQDEDLGLRGLMKEEDHKIARKMIIAGLWCIQTDPSSRPPISRVVNLLEGSLESLQVPPKPFLSSPTRSPKDSSTTVSLQYDSIMH, from the exons ATGGTTGTAATACGCTTCATTTATTCTTTGAAGAAGGAAAGTTTAACCAATCAAACTATCCAAGCCTTTCTAAGGAACCAAGGACCTCTTGCTATTAGAAGATACAGTCATTCAAATATCAAGAAAATGACCAATTTCTTTAGAGATAAATTAGGCGAAGGGGGCTTTGGTGGTGTCTACAAGGGGAAGTTAGAAGATGGATGTCTTGTGGCAGTGAAGGTTTTGAAGGAATTTAGAGGTAACAGAGAGGAATTGATTAACGAGGTTGCAAGCATTAGTAGGACCTCCCATGTCAACATTGTCTCTTTTATGGGCTTTTGCTTTGAAGGCTCTAAAAGAGCTCTCATCTATGAGTTTATGTCTAACGGATCTCTCGAGAA CTACGGAATGATAGTCTTTGAAATGGttggaggaagaagaaatatAGATGCTGAGATTGATTGTACtagtgaaatattttttccacaTTACATTTACAAACGTCTTCAACAAGATGAAGATCTAGGACTACGAGGCCTTATGAAAGAAGAGGATCACAAAATTGCAAGGAAGATGATAATAGCAGGTTTGTGGTGCATACAGACTGACCCATCAAGCCGGCCACCGATAAGTAGAGTTGTGAATCTATTGGAAGGGAGTCTCGAATCTTTGCAAGTACCACCCAAGCCTTTCTTGTCTTCGCCAACGAGATCGCCAAAAGATTCTTCAACAACAGTGTCACTACAGTATGATTCTATAATGCACTAA